In one window of Chryseobacterium phocaeense DNA:
- a CDS encoding NAD-dependent epimerase/dehydratase family protein, whose translation MIFVTGATGILGRVIVLELLKQGKNVRASKRPGSNLNDVRHSYGFYTENPDDFFNKIEWVDVDFDDISSLQDALTGIEEVYHCAAKVSFHPHDEKEMYRTNVKGTENLLFACEGSQVKKFLHVSTIAVLDIFNEKGELDENSEFNPKEEHSAYAISKHLAEMEVWRASAEGLNTIIVNPGMIIGSGNWGQSSGDIFPTFEKTGFTFSGGTSYVDVRDAAKISIELMDKNVFGERFILISENKRYAELGKQIRSQLGLKEAKILSKFQLNLGRIANFLFGWLVPKLRLITKSNIESISSLNTISNQKIKQKIDYQFIPVKESIDFHLTNYINDKKLNS comes from the coding sequence ATGATTTTTGTAACGGGTGCAACCGGAATCCTGGGAAGAGTGATCGTTCTGGAGCTTTTAAAACAAGGCAAAAACGTGCGTGCTTCCAAAAGACCGGGCAGCAATTTAAACGATGTAAGGCATTCTTACGGTTTCTATACAGAGAATCCTGATGATTTTTTTAATAAAATTGAATGGGTAGATGTAGATTTTGACGATATCAGCTCTTTACAGGATGCTTTAACGGGGATAGAAGAAGTCTATCACTGTGCCGCAAAAGTAAGTTTCCATCCTCATGATGAAAAAGAAATGTACCGTACCAATGTAAAAGGAACGGAAAATCTGCTGTTTGCGTGTGAAGGTTCACAGGTGAAAAAATTTCTTCATGTGAGTACCATTGCAGTTCTTGATATTTTTAATGAAAAGGGGGAACTGGATGAAAATTCTGAATTTAATCCCAAAGAAGAGCATTCGGCTTACGCTATTTCCAAGCACCTTGCTGAAATGGAAGTCTGGAGGGCTTCTGCAGAAGGATTGAATACCATTATTGTCAATCCAGGAATGATCATCGGGAGTGGAAACTGGGGTCAGAGCAGCGGAGATATCTTTCCGACATTTGAAAAGACCGGTTTCACTTTTTCCGGTGGGACCAGTTATGTGGATGTAAGGGATGCCGCTAAAATTTCTATTGAGCTGATGGATAAAAATGTTTTCGGGGAACGGTTTATCCTTATTTCCGAAAATAAAAGATATGCGGAGCTTGGAAAACAGATCAGGTCGCAGCTGGGTTTAAAAGAGGCAAAAATTCTCAGTAAATTTCAGCTGAATCTCGGAAGAATAGCCAATTTCCTTTTCGGCTGGTTGGTTCCGAAACTGAGATTGATTACAAAATCCAATATAGAATCCATTTCATCGCTCAACACCATTTCCAATCAGAAAATTAAACAAAAAATTGATTATCAGTTTATTCCTGTAAAGGAAAGCATTGATTTTCATCTTACAAACTATATTAACGACAAAAAGCTGAATTCATGA
- a CDS encoding AMP-dependent synthetase/ligase: protein MNLAAAIILKNVEKHPLKSAIGFKKKDEAWKELSWKKLGEIVFKTANALKEAGIQEHDKVAIYSDNSSEWMIFDLASMAIGAVTVPIYSTNNAEQAEYIFSDSSAKAVLVGSQEQYDACLGILQKEGSTLETIIVSKKSVWIKKEFNSFYLEDFIAKSSSKLEICPKENDDTATLIYTSGTTGTPKGVMLTHGNFIKAFDSHFEFFKFKNFEEELSLAFLPLTHVFERSWSLLCLYGGARVYFLEDPKNIAKALEDVKPNMMCAVPRFFQKVYAGVLEKAGEGSSLKKKIFNWALATGWQTAELRRNEKSIPFGLKLKESVADMLVFSKIKEKMGGRLWFLPCGGASLSPEVTKFFDSVGIHITVGYGLTETTATLTLFPLTHFEHGTSGKPLPGVEIRIGENDEIQAKGNGIMKGYYNKPEETQKVFTEDGWFKTGDAGKFDDKGNLIITDRIKDLMKTSNGKYVAPQQIENLLTNNNFIQQIMLVAEGRQFVSALIVPNFEFLKDFMKKNNIPFTNWEEAVKDEKIVTFYKEKIKELQVHLADFEKVKKFTLMPAEFDINTGEITPTLKVKRNVVLKKYADIIEKMY, encoded by the coding sequence ATGAATCTTGCTGCAGCAATAATCCTTAAAAATGTTGAAAAACATCCCCTTAAATCAGCTATAGGCTTCAAAAAGAAAGATGAGGCGTGGAAAGAGCTGAGCTGGAAAAAGCTGGGTGAGATTGTTTTTAAAACAGCCAATGCACTGAAAGAAGCAGGAATTCAGGAACATGATAAAGTAGCCATTTATTCAGATAATTCTTCCGAATGGATGATCTTTGATCTCGCTTCCATGGCGATTGGTGCGGTTACCGTTCCCATTTATTCTACAAACAATGCGGAACAGGCAGAATATATCTTTAGCGATTCATCTGCAAAAGCCGTTCTGGTAGGAAGTCAGGAGCAGTATGATGCCTGTCTTGGAATTTTACAGAAGGAGGGAAGTACATTGGAAACTATTATTGTTTCTAAAAAATCGGTTTGGATTAAGAAAGAATTCAACAGTTTTTATCTTGAAGATTTCATTGCAAAATCCTCCTCTAAACTGGAAATCTGTCCTAAAGAAAATGATGATACCGCTACTTTGATCTATACGTCCGGGACTACCGGAACGCCGAAAGGGGTAATGCTTACCCACGGAAATTTTATCAAAGCTTTTGATTCCCATTTTGAATTTTTTAAATTTAAGAACTTTGAAGAAGAACTGTCACTGGCATTCCTGCCTCTGACCCACGTTTTTGAAAGAAGTTGGAGCCTGCTTTGTCTCTACGGAGGCGCAAGGGTATATTTCCTGGAAGATCCTAAAAATATAGCAAAAGCCCTGGAAGACGTAAAACCAAACATGATGTGTGCAGTTCCGAGGTTTTTTCAGAAAGTATATGCCGGAGTTTTAGAAAAGGCCGGTGAAGGTTCATCCCTGAAGAAAAAGATCTTCAATTGGGCGCTGGCGACGGGTTGGCAGACGGCAGAGCTGAGGAGAAATGAAAAATCAATTCCTTTTGGATTAAAGCTGAAAGAATCCGTTGCTGATATGCTGGTTTTCAGCAAAATTAAAGAAAAAATGGGTGGGAGACTGTGGTTCCTGCCTTGTGGCGGAGCATCCCTGTCCCCGGAAGTCACAAAATTCTTTGACTCAGTTGGCATTCATATCACGGTAGGTTATGGGCTTACGGAAACAACGGCCACACTTACGCTGTTCCCGTTAACTCACTTTGAACACGGAACCAGCGGAAAACCTCTGCCGGGTGTGGAGATCCGTATCGGTGAAAACGATGAGATCCAGGCAAAAGGAAATGGCATCATGAAAGGCTACTACAATAAACCGGAAGAAACACAGAAGGTTTTTACAGAAGACGGATGGTTTAAAACCGGAGATGCCGGAAAATTTGATGATAAAGGAAACCTGATCATTACGGACAGGATCAAAGATCTGATGAAAACTTCGAACGGGAAGTATGTAGCACCGCAGCAAATTGAGAATCTGCTTACCAATAATAACTTCATCCAGCAGATCATGCTGGTGGCGGAGGGAAGACAATTTGTTTCTGCCCTTATTGTTCCCAATTTTGAGTTTCTGAAGGATTTTATGAAGAAGAACAATATTCCTTTTACCAATTGGGAAGAAGCTGTAAAAGATGAAAAAATCGTTACTTTTTATAAAGAAAAGATTAAAGAGCTTCAGGTTCATCTGGCAGACTTTGAAAAAGTGAAAAAGTTCACATTAATGCCTGCTGAATTCGATATCAATACCGGAGAGATCACGCCCACACTGAAGGTTAAGAGAAATGTGGTACTTAAAAAGTATGCGGATATTATCGAGAAAATGTATTAA
- a CDS encoding diphosphomevalonate/mevalonate 3,5-bisphosphate decarboxylase family protein, protein MTTQEFLGKQNFTISNQTVSESCPSNIALIKYWGKYADQIPANPSISYTLNHCKTNTSIEFVAEEAFSVQTFLAGNEEVKFAEKIEKYFKNIEQYLPWILKGKYIIKTENTFPHSSGIASSASGFGAVAKCLMKLDETFSEKSSEEESLRKASFLARLGSGSACRSLYNGLIVWGTSDVVEGSSDLFAVPYPDAEIHGIFKNFNDWVLLIHEGQKSVSSTVGHGLMKTNPYAERRFQEARENFVPMKEILKTGNMEEFIRLVEHEALTLHAMMMMSEPAFILMKTGTLEVINKIWDFRRETGLPLFFTLDAGANVHLLFPNDGSEDQIKIFIEAELLQHTQKNGVVKDVMKF, encoded by the coding sequence ATGACAACACAAGAATTTCTGGGAAAACAAAATTTTACAATATCAAATCAGACGGTTTCAGAAAGCTGTCCATCCAATATTGCCCTGATTAAATATTGGGGAAAATATGCAGATCAGATCCCGGCTAATCCCAGCATCAGCTATACTTTGAATCATTGCAAAACCAATACCTCTATTGAGTTTGTTGCAGAAGAAGCTTTCTCTGTACAGACTTTCCTGGCAGGAAATGAAGAAGTGAAATTTGCTGAAAAAATAGAAAAGTATTTTAAAAATATCGAGCAGTATCTCCCATGGATTTTGAAAGGGAAGTATATCATCAAAACAGAAAATACTTTTCCACACAGTTCGGGAATTGCGAGTTCTGCTTCAGGATTTGGAGCTGTCGCTAAATGCCTGATGAAGCTGGATGAAACATTTTCAGAGAAGTCATCTGAAGAAGAATCATTAAGAAAAGCATCATTTTTAGCAAGATTGGGAAGCGGAAGCGCCTGCAGAAGCTTATACAACGGACTTATTGTATGGGGAACATCAGATGTGGTAGAAGGAAGCTCAGATCTGTTTGCGGTGCCCTATCCGGATGCTGAAATTCATGGAATATTTAAAAACTTCAACGACTGGGTGCTGCTGATCCACGAAGGACAGAAAAGTGTTTCCTCAACCGTAGGACACGGTCTGATGAAGACCAATCCGTATGCTGAGAGAAGATTTCAGGAAGCAAGAGAAAATTTTGTCCCGATGAAGGAAATCCTGAAAACGGGAAACATGGAAGAATTTATCAGGCTGGTAGAGCATGAAGCACTTACCCTCCACGCCATGATGATGATGAGTGAGCCTGCTTTTATCCTGATGAAAACCGGAACGCTGGAAGTGATCAATAAAATCTGGGATTTCCGCCGGGAAACCGGACTTCCGCTATTCTTTACATTAGATGCGGGAGCTAATGTTCACCTGTTGTTCCCGAATGACGGATCCGAAGATCAGATCAAAATATTTATAGAAGCCGAATTACTGCAACACACCCAGAAAAATGGAGTCGTGAAAGATGTAATGAAGTTCTAA
- a CDS encoding DUF47 domain-containing protein, translating to MGIGNIFHAFQPKDKIFFVLFEKVTENLVAMSEDFNNGIKDFDLNDDTMLKRMSDYEHKNDELTHEIFVELGKNFITPFDREDIHTLATGLDDIADYIYASTKYIFLYKSPEMKAYSDFSLLIHKACLEIQNAMKNLKGFKNMDQVKEACIKVNSIENIADDLLSNSMVDLFETNDAINIIKVSSVLNYLEIVTDKAEDVANTIENIMIKYA from the coding sequence ATGGGAATTGGTAATATTTTCCACGCTTTTCAACCGAAAGATAAAATTTTCTTTGTACTTTTTGAAAAAGTAACGGAGAACCTAGTTGCAATGTCTGAAGACTTTAACAATGGAATCAAAGATTTCGATCTTAACGACGACACAATGTTAAAAAGAATGAGCGACTATGAACACAAAAATGATGAACTTACTCATGAGATCTTCGTTGAATTAGGAAAAAACTTCATTACACCGTTTGACCGTGAAGATATCCATACACTGGCTACAGGTCTGGATGATATTGCAGATTATATCTACGCTTCCACAAAATACATCTTCCTTTATAAATCGCCTGAAATGAAGGCCTATTCAGATTTCTCATTACTGATCCATAAGGCTTGTCTTGAAATCCAGAATGCCATGAAGAATCTTAAAGGCTTCAAGAATATGGACCAGGTAAAAGAAGCGTGTATCAAAGTAAACTCTATTGAAAATATTGCAGATGACCTGCTTTCCAATTCAATGGTGGACCTGTTTGAAACCAATGATGCCATTAACATTATCAAGGTTTCATCTGTACTTAATTATCTTGAAATCGTTACCGATAAAGCAGAAGATGTTGCCAACACGATTGAGAACATCATGATTAAATACGCTTAA
- a CDS encoding inorganic phosphate transporter, with product MEFPILLTVIIALALIFDYINGFHDAANSIATIVSTKVLTPFQAVLWAALWNFAAFFIAAYIIGEFKIGNTIAKTVNENFINLEVIFSGLVAAIAWNLLTWWFGIPSSSSHTLIGGFLGAALMHAFMMDYHDVVATQPDLGFFETCKHALHQVTTQSVVKFDKVIPIFLFIFMAPIIGMIISIIITLIIVHLYKKSNPHKADQSFKRLQLASSALFSLGHGLNDAQKVMGIIGAALIYYHVEMLQDPVYLNIPSAGRFDYFAEHYLWVPLVSFLAIGLGTMSGGWKIIKTMGTKITKVTSLEGVSAETAGAITLFITDHFGIPVSTTHTITGSIIGVGLTKRVSAVRWGITVSLLWAWILTIPISAIVAGITYLIVTFLT from the coding sequence ATGGAATTTCCGATTTTACTTACGGTTATTATTGCTTTAGCTTTAATTTTCGATTATATCAATGGTTTTCATGATGCAGCCAACTCCATTGCTACCATTGTATCCACAAAGGTTTTAACTCCTTTTCAGGCTGTACTTTGGGCAGCATTATGGAACTTCGCCGCTTTTTTTATTGCCGCCTATATTATTGGGGAATTTAAAATTGGTAACACCATCGCCAAAACGGTCAATGAGAATTTTATCAACCTTGAAGTGATATTCTCAGGTCTTGTAGCTGCCATTGCATGGAACCTTTTAACATGGTGGTTTGGGATTCCTTCCTCATCATCACATACCTTAATTGGAGGATTTTTAGGAGCAGCTCTGATGCATGCTTTCATGATGGATTATCATGACGTAGTGGCAACACAGCCGGATCTGGGCTTCTTCGAAACCTGTAAACATGCCCTGCATCAGGTAACCACACAAAGCGTTGTGAAATTTGATAAGGTAATTCCTATTTTCCTGTTCATTTTTATGGCTCCGATTATAGGGATGATTATTTCGATCATTATTACATTAATTATTGTTCACCTGTATAAAAAATCAAACCCGCATAAAGCAGATCAGTCTTTCAAAAGATTACAGCTGGCTTCTTCAGCGTTGTTCAGTTTAGGACACGGTTTGAATGATGCCCAGAAAGTAATGGGAATCATTGGAGCAGCTTTGATCTACTACCATGTAGAGATGCTTCAGGACCCCGTATACCTGAATATTCCTTCAGCCGGACGTTTTGATTATTTTGCGGAGCATTACCTTTGGGTTCCTTTGGTTTCTTTCCTGGCAATTGGTTTAGGTACCATGAGTGGAGGTTGGAAGATCATCAAAACGATGGGAACCAAAATTACAAAAGTAACTTCCCTTGAAGGGGTAAGTGCTGAAACTGCAGGGGCAATTACTTTATTTATTACCGACCACTTCGGCATTCCGGTATCTACTACACACACCATCACGGGTTCTATCATCGGGGTAGGATTAACGAAAAGGGTATCTGCTGTTAGATGGGGAATCACGGTAAGCCTTCTTTGGGCATGGATATTAACCATTCCAATTTCAGCTATTGTGGCAGGTATCACTTATCTTATTGTAACCTTTTTAACTTAA
- a CDS encoding DEAD/DEAH box helicase, with amino-acid sequence MNLFTETNLSPDILKAIGELGYESPTEIQKQTIPFILSDIRDLIALAQTGTGKTAAFSLPILDMIDDTSRKIQLLVLCPTRELCLQISKDIKNYSKYMRDIKTTAVYGGSSIMDQIRSLKEKPQIIVGTPGRVIDLINRKALDFSAIHWLVLDEADEMLSMGFKDELETILSETPDTKQTFLFSATMNKEVERISKNYLTNPHRISVGSINEVKKNIKHEYYVVGYRQKKEALKRLIDANPNQYSIIFCRTRMETQEVADFLMQNGYAADALHGDLSQAQRDTVMKKFRLKNIDILVATDVAARGLDVNSLTHVIHFSLPDDPEVFVHRSGRTGRAGKDGISMALIKPEESRKLKQIKSATKIEINERFIPTGDDIIKAQVGGVFEKLLTEHEEDIFEFDDSLIPDLSSFSKEELVHKLLQFQLKDLALYYKDKHDLAEQKLSSRDDDYSRRDRGRDRDRDRGRDRDRDSRGRDRGGKPRRKDENMVRFFFNLGKKDQLKKLDVLDIINKATAGKSKKRAEIGDIEILEKFSFFEVEKSFQDNVMSNIPSMKFRGKEMRAEVAN; translated from the coding sequence ATGAATTTATTTACGGAGACCAATTTAAGTCCTGATATTCTTAAGGCAATTGGCGAACTGGGCTACGAAAGCCCGACAGAAATCCAAAAACAGACTATCCCTTTCATTCTTTCAGATATTCGCGATTTGATCGCACTTGCGCAGACAGGGACAGGCAAAACAGCAGCGTTTTCGCTTCCGATTTTGGATATGATTGACGATACGAGTCGCAAAATCCAATTATTGGTGCTTTGTCCGACACGGGAGTTATGTCTTCAGATTTCTAAAGACATAAAAAATTATTCCAAGTACATGAGAGACATCAAAACCACAGCGGTTTACGGTGGAAGCAGTATTATGGATCAGATTCGATCTCTAAAGGAAAAGCCTCAGATTATTGTAGGAACTCCGGGAAGAGTAATCGACCTTATCAACAGAAAAGCACTTGATTTTTCTGCTATTCATTGGCTAGTTTTAGACGAAGCTGATGAAATGCTTTCTATGGGTTTCAAAGATGAGTTGGAAACCATTTTAAGTGAAACACCGGATACGAAGCAGACTTTCTTATTCTCGGCTACGATGAATAAAGAAGTGGAAAGAATTTCCAAAAACTACCTTACCAATCCGCACCGTATTTCTGTAGGTTCTATTAACGAGGTTAAGAAGAACATTAAGCACGAATACTATGTGGTAGGTTACCGTCAGAAAAAAGAAGCTCTTAAGCGATTAATTGATGCGAATCCTAACCAGTATTCCATTATTTTCTGCAGAACAAGAATGGAAACCCAGGAGGTTGCTGATTTCTTAATGCAGAACGGATATGCGGCAGATGCGCTTCACGGTGATCTTTCCCAGGCACAGAGAGATACGGTAATGAAGAAATTCAGACTGAAAAACATTGATATCCTTGTGGCAACTGACGTGGCAGCAAGAGGACTTGACGTAAACTCTCTTACCCACGTAATCCACTTCTCTTTACCTGATGATCCGGAAGTATTCGTTCACAGAAGCGGAAGAACCGGTAGAGCAGGAAAAGACGGTATTTCAATGGCTTTGATCAAGCCTGAGGAGAGCAGAAAGCTTAAACAGATTAAATCTGCAACGAAAATTGAAATCAACGAAAGGTTTATCCCTACCGGTGATGATATTATCAAAGCGCAGGTAGGTGGTGTTTTTGAAAAATTACTCACCGAGCACGAAGAAGATATTTTCGAATTTGATGACAGCCTGATCCCGGATTTAAGCTCGTTCTCAAAAGAAGAATTAGTACATAAATTACTACAGTTCCAGTTGAAAGACCTTGCTCTTTATTACAAAGATAAGCATGATCTTGCCGAGCAGAAGCTGAGCAGCAGAGATGATGATTATTCAAGAAGAGACAGAGGACGTGACAGGGACAGAGATAGAGGAAGAGATCGTGACCGTGACAGCAGAGGAAGAGACCGTGGCGGAAAACCTAGAAGAAAGGACGAAAACATGGTAAGATTTTTCTTCAACCTTGGAAAAAAGGATCAGTTGAAAAAGCTTGATGTATTGGATATCATCAATAAAGCAACAGCCGGAAAAAGCAAGAAGAGAGCAGAAATCGGTGATATTGAAATCCTTGAGAAATTCTCCTTCTTTGAAGTGGAAAAATCATTCCAGGACAATGTGATGAGTAATATTCCTTCTATGAAATTCAGAGGAAAAGAAATGAGAGCTGAAGTAGCAAACTAG
- a CDS encoding DUF2461 domain-containing protein has protein sequence MTNIKPETFKFLKNLTANNNREWFNEHKATYTESQENVIAFLDELIREMSGFDEELGKIEGKKSLFRIYRDTRFSKDKSPYKTNFGASLGMGKGSQKGGYYLHMEPGKSFLAGGIYMPESSVLKEVRKEISLYGDDFLKIINNKEFKKHFPELDQDDKLKKIPQGFEKEDPMGEYLKLKNFIVVYSLKDEEVLDKNAAKNLAKIFKLMKPFNDFLNTPFQ, from the coding sequence ATGACTAATATAAAGCCGGAAACATTTAAATTCCTCAAAAATCTTACCGCCAACAATAACCGTGAATGGTTTAATGAGCATAAAGCTACGTACACAGAATCCCAGGAAAATGTGATTGCTTTCCTGGATGAACTCATCCGTGAAATGTCAGGGTTTGATGAAGAACTGGGTAAAATTGAAGGCAAAAAATCACTGTTCAGGATTTACAGGGATACCCGGTTTTCGAAAGACAAATCTCCTTATAAAACCAATTTCGGAGCTTCTCTCGGAATGGGTAAAGGCAGCCAGAAAGGCGGCTATTATCTGCATATGGAACCCGGAAAATCCTTTCTGGCAGGCGGAATCTATATGCCTGAATCTTCAGTACTGAAAGAGGTCAGAAAAGAAATATCGCTGTATGGGGACGATTTTCTTAAGATCATCAACAATAAAGAGTTTAAAAAGCATTTTCCGGAGCTGGATCAGGATGATAAACTGAAAAAAATCCCTCAGGGCTTTGAAAAAGAAGATCCCATGGGAGAATACCTGAAATTGAAGAACTTTATTGTGGTGTACTCACTGAAAGATGAGGAAGTTCTGGACAAAAATGCGGCAAAAAATCTGGCTAAAATCTTTAAGTTAATGAAGCCTTTTAATGATTTCCTTAATACACCTTTTCAGTAA